The Tursiops truncatus isolate mTurTru1 chromosome 16, mTurTru1.mat.Y, whole genome shotgun sequence genome contains the following window.
CCTGGACCTGAAAAACCATTATAAGATGctgcaatttcatttcttttttcaggatCACTCATAGCAATAAGTGAGAAATTTAAATCATTCATTATTTCTAAGGGTGCATGCAACAGGACGTAGCTACTAACCTCAAGGAACTTAACAGACTTTTGAGAAACAGAAAGGTCTTTTCCAGCAGCTGGAGAGCAGGTAGGGACACCTGGCCTGAAAGGAACTGGGTTCTGGCCCAGGCCAGGCTCTCGGCTGTTTGTTTCTGTGAGAGGGGTTTCTGATCCAATtgttaaaagaaatgataagagCTGATCCTGAGGAGGGGCCACTGGGGAAAGGTTAGAATGGGGAAGGCCTAAGAGTAGCGGCAAAAGTGAATTCTGAAAGCTTTTGGAGGCCTGACAAGGATGCTGCACCCGGGAAGATAAAAGTGGTGTTAGGACCTGGGCAGAGGTGGCTGCACCCAAgtcaaaaggaaggaaggagctgcTGAAGAGCAGCCCTTCCCCATGCACATCGTGTCGCAGGTGGAGCGAGGGGTAATAATGAGGTCGAGAGGGGAAGCCAATGCTTAATATCTAGACCATCAAGCTGGAAGACTGGAGATACTATTTTTTCTTCCGCTTTCCTTATGCAAAAGCTACTTATTTTTAGTTGAGAAGAGTCAGCTTGGCCTTTAATATGTGTAGCTTCTTCCTCTTTTATCATCTATGAAACTATCTTGGGACCCATGTCATAAAAATTGGTTTTTCAAATGATACCAATAATCTATTCTGGAGAAAACTATTAATCCATAATTGTGTACAACTGCCTATTCATTTTCCTGAAACTTCACATATTAAAGCAAGATGAGGCCACGGAGgtgtggggagcagagagggccAGAATGGTGGTTCTTGGCAAACCAACCTGCAGACATCCCCTGACGTGGACACGGGAGAGATGGGGGGGCCCTTttcagagagaggggaaggaCCATCCAGGTCACTGTCCTTTTCCACCGAGCAGAGGGGCGCCCGCAGGACCCTGCTCTTCGGTTTTGTGGATGTGCTGTCCTCAAAGACGTCATCATCTCCCGTTTCGTCGGAGAAGAAGCCCGCGCTCCCAGCCAGCCCGCTGGAGGACTTGGCAGGGTGCGGGCCGGCAGTGCAGCTCTCCAGCTCGTGGAACCAGTGCAGGCTGCTGGTGCTCAAGCCGTGTGACAGCGAGAACAGGTACCGGAGCAGCCGCCGGCTTCTGGACACGGCCTCGCCATCTGCCTTCTCGTCCAGAAGCAGGACGTGCGTGCCCCCCTTGCCGGCTCCCACCTCTGAGGCCGCTGAACGATTGGCGGAAAGGGATGAAACACAAGAATGTTTGGAACTGCCAAGAGGTTTGCGAttcagtgttcttttttctttctggtggagCCTGTTAATACTGAGACACGGGTCTTGAGGGAGTATCAGTTTCCCTTCAGAGCAAGTCCTCTCCGCATAGTCAAAACTTTCCAAAGCATCCGGGGCCTTCTCACCCACATCATTCAGGGATTTTGAGAACTTCAGTGTTCTTCTGGCTTTGGTATTCTTAGCAGGCTTCAAGGCCTGGACCCACTCTGAGCCATGGGAATTTCTCTTTGATGCCTGCACTGTGTCTTGACAGACAACTGTCACAGTGAGCCCTTGTGTCAGAGAACTCTGGCAGGGAGGAGCTTTCAAGACAACAGCAGACTGCACGGGACTGTGGTGACAACACTCAGAAAACACTGCACTGGAACTGCATGCAGAGAACAGTGGAATAAAAGCAcagaaagtaaaaacaattttaaaagaaaataggcaTCAAAGTGAAGAAATGAGACTTGCGTGGTACCTGGTGAGCAAACAGCACATAAAACCAGGTTGATTGTTTAGAGCAGAGGCATATGGAGAATCAAGAACCTGCAGACACGAACGCTCATTCCTGAGATGCACATGAACCACCGTAGCATGTGAAGCAGAGCATTACCTGCAGATGTCCTGATTGGAGGGCGTGACAGAAGTGCGAGAGAAGGCGGACACTGGAGCGGATGCCACTGAAGAGCCCCCAGCCTGCAACAACACACCTCCAGTCAGTTTTCAGGAAAAGCCAGGGGACTGCAAACACCACCTCCTTGTGAATGGCAATGGGTCTGCCGCTGCCCATCGCTCAGTGAATAGCACGTACTAGGTCCCTACGAGCCAAGGGAAGAACAAACCAAGCAGCACTCTTCATCCCTCAGATGAAGGGAAAGTGTAGCCAAGAAATATTTGAGACTCTGGAACAGCACCATCAACCTTCTGTATATTCAGTGGTCATTTATCTTCTAAGCATCTAAACTTAATTAGTCCATACGTAAGTCAAGAAACCAAGCACCGTAAGGTACACGCAAATGCAAAAGAAACATGAGGCACCTTCCCTGCTAGCTCTGCTTCCCCCACCCAGCACTCTTTAACCTGGTACCTGGGATCATCCTCGTTGAGGCTGGCAGAATGTGAGAGCCACTCCTCCCTCACTGCCTGGCAGTTGGTCCATGAACCTTCACTACCCTGCCAGCGCTCTTTATACAAAAGGGAGACTACCTGAGCACAGGGCCACCAACCCAGGGCTCAACCCCAGGCCCAGGAGGGGGCTGAGCACAGAATGCTCCCGAGTCCTAATCTTGGGATTGTGTATGGAAAAAATTATCGAGAACATGTAAGTGTGGAAGAAAGTATAGCAAGGGGTCATGAGATAGAGCAGGGGCTCTGAGGGGTCGTGAACAAGCCAAAATTAGAGAGAAGTCTGGGAGGGTGAGGAAGTACCACGATGGGAAGAGAagtggaggagagaaataggatcAGGGAGCACAGCTGGGCTGAGGATGCATGACCACTACTAGAGGGTCCCCCAGCCTCGCACTCCAGCCTCTGTGCGGCCCTTGCCAGGCCTCATCAAGACTGACTCCTGAGATTCCACGGCCCTCACAGCACCCTGTGTGTTCTTCCCCGCTTAGGACAGTTATCCTGAGGGACAGCTCAAGGGACACGGGAAGACAGTCCTGTGGGTCTGTTATCAAGAGCAAGCTGAcatctcctccctgccctccccaggcccACTCCAGTGGCCCTCAGCCCTGCTTCTTGATGCTGGAGAGCCCACCTGGCTCCACGCTTGCTCAGTGCCAACCCCAGGATGTACTCTCATCCTGGCACTCCAGCTGTGGGACCACGGACTTGCATCAGCCACCAGGACAGCTCTCCCCACCTTGCCGCCTCTCCAGCGAATACACCAGCCTGGGAAGAGCCAGACAGAACTGGCACTCTGACTGAGATGTCCACTGGACGGCTACTCTTGCTGCCCAGCATGGGGATGATACATCACTGTAAACCCAGCTCAACCTAAAGAAGCTCGATCCAAGAAGCTACATGCTATCGTGCTACATGTATATGCTAAAATTATGCAGCATTACTCAATGAGCGCATCTTCTGAGTCACCAAAGAATCCACATTTACTTTCTAGCTGAATGTGCACGTGAACATTGCGTATATTCTCCATAAAAGCATTGCTGGTCCAATTTCTTAAGAATCTAAAGTTTATTTGGAGCCACGAAAATGACATCCCTCCAATAACCTTGCACTACTTGGTCACGATTCTTTCTAAAACaaattgtgtgtgggggggggcggcGGTCTCAATATTATGCTGCTATGTTCCCACTGCACGAGCTACCTCTGCTTTCTCCTGtgccctcctccaggcagccaccACGGGCTCCTCTGTCTATTCTCCTGAGGTGAGCACACAGGGCCTTTACTGTTAGTCGCTGCATGGAGGCAGGCTGAGGTGAGCCACACTAATGTCCCCAGCTCCTACAGTCAGCCTGCTCTCTGATGTTCAGCCCTAGCCCCACTCTGAGATGGGGAGCCTTCTTGAACTTCCTGCTCCCTTCTTTAACTTGTGAGGGTGACCAGCAGCTCTGTTCAGCACCTGTAGGCAAGGCCACAAGCTGGTCA
Protein-coding sequences here:
- the MARCHF8 gene encoding E3 ubiquitin-protein ligase MARCHF8 isoform X1 — encoded protein: MSMPLHQISAIPSQDATSARVYRSKTKEKEREEQHEKTLGHSMSHSSNISKAGGSSVASAPVSAFSRTSVTPSNQDICSSSAVFSECCHHSPVQSAVVLKAPPCQSSLTQGLTVTVVCQDTVQASKRNSHGSEWVQALKPAKNTKARRTLKFSKSLNDVGEKAPDALESFDYAERTCSEGKLILPQDPCLSINRLHQKEKRTLNRKPLGSSKHSCVSSLSANRSAASEVGAGKGGTHVLLLDEKADGEAVSRSRRLLRYLFSLSHGLSTSSLHWFHELESCTAGPHPAKSSSGLAGSAGFFSDETGDDDVFEDSTSTKPKSRVLRAPLCSVEKDSDLDGPSPLSEKGPPISPVSTSGDVCRICHCEGDDESPLITPCHCTGSLHFVHQTCLQQWIKSSDTRCCELCKYEFIMETKLKPLRKWEKLQMTASERRKIMCSVTFHIIAITCVVWSLYVLIDRTAEEIKQGQATGILEWPFWTKLVVVAIGFTGGLLFMYVQCKVYVQLWKRLKAYNRVIYVQNCPDTSKKNIFEKSALTEPNFENKDGRGICHSDTNSSCCTEPEDTGAEIVHI
- the MARCHF8 gene encoding E3 ubiquitin-protein ligase MARCHF8 isoform X3 yields the protein MVSPTLPDVIYHEKTLGHSMSHSSNISKAGGSSVASAPVSAFSRTSVTPSNQDICSSSAVFSECCHHSPVQSAVVLKAPPCQSSLTQGLTVTVVCQDTVQASKRNSHGSEWVQALKPAKNTKARRTLKFSKSLNDVGEKAPDALESFDYAERTCSEGKLILPQDPCLSINRLHQKEKRTLNRKPLGSSKHSCVSSLSANRSAASEVGAGKGGTHVLLLDEKADGEAVSRSRRLLRYLFSLSHGLSTSSLHWFHELESCTAGPHPAKSSSGLAGSAGFFSDETGDDDVFEDSTSTKPKSRVLRAPLCSVEKDSDLDGPSPLSEKGPPISPVSTSGDVCRICHCEGDDESPLITPCHCTGSLHFVHQTCLQQWIKSSDTRCCELCKYEFIMETKLKPLRKWEKLQMTASERRKIMCSVTFHIIAITCVVWSLYVLIDRTAEEIKQGQATGILEWPFWTKLVVVAIGFTGGLLFMYVQCKVYVQLWKRLKAYNRVIYVQNCPDTSKKNIFEKSALTEPNFENKDGRGICHSDTNSSCCTEPEDTGAEIVHI
- the MARCHF8 gene encoding E3 ubiquitin-protein ligase MARCHF8 isoform X2, producing the protein MSMPLHQISAIPSQDATSARVYRSKTKEKEREEQAGGSSVASAPVSAFSRTSVTPSNQDICSSSAVFSECCHHSPVQSAVVLKAPPCQSSLTQGLTVTVVCQDTVQASKRNSHGSEWVQALKPAKNTKARRTLKFSKSLNDVGEKAPDALESFDYAERTCSEGKLILPQDPCLSINRLHQKEKRTLNRKPLGSSKHSCVSSLSANRSAASEVGAGKGGTHVLLLDEKADGEAVSRSRRLLRYLFSLSHGLSTSSLHWFHELESCTAGPHPAKSSSGLAGSAGFFSDETGDDDVFEDSTSTKPKSRVLRAPLCSVEKDSDLDGPSPLSEKGPPISPVSTSGDVCRICHCEGDDESPLITPCHCTGSLHFVHQTCLQQWIKSSDTRCCELCKYEFIMETKLKPLRKWEKLQMTASERRKIMCSVTFHIIAITCVVWSLYVLIDRTAEEIKQGQATGILEWPFWTKLVVVAIGFTGGLLFMYVQCKVYVQLWKRLKAYNRVIYVQNCPDTSKKNIFEKSALTEPNFENKDGRGICHSDTNSSCCTEPEDTGAEIVHI
- the MARCHF8 gene encoding E3 ubiquitin-protein ligase MARCHF8 isoform X5; translated protein: MSMPLHQISAIPSQDATSARVYRSKTKEKEREEQHEKTLGHSMSHSSNISKAGGSSVASAPVSAFSRTSVTPSNQDICSSSAVFSECCHHSPVQSAVVLKAPPCQSSLTQGLTVTVVCQDTVQASKRNSHGSEWVQALKPAKNTKARRTLKFSKSLNDVGEKAPDALESFDYAERTCSEGKLILPQDPCLSINRLHQKEKRTLNRKPLGSSKHSCVSSLSANRSAASEVGAGKGGTHVLLLDEKADGEAVSRSRRLLRYLFSLSHGLSTSSLHWFHELESCTAGPHPAKSSSGLAGSAGFFSDETGDDDVFEDSTSTKPKSRVLRAPLCSVEKDSDLDGPSPLSEKGPPISPVSTSGDVCRICHCEGDDESPLITPCHCTGSLHFVHQTCLQQWIKSSDTRCCELCKYEFIMETKLKPLRKWEKLQMTASERRKIMCSVTFHIIAITCVVWSLYVLIDRTAEEIKQGQATVTPLENPHVSCARLGSASASVSTGREVGRARNTVMGRWLGSGL
- the MARCHF8 gene encoding E3 ubiquitin-protein ligase MARCHF8 isoform X4, whose product is MKLQHEKTLGHSMSHSSNISKAGGSSVASAPVSAFSRTSVTPSNQDICSSSAVFSECCHHSPVQSAVVLKAPPCQSSLTQGLTVTVVCQDTVQASKRNSHGSEWVQALKPAKNTKARRTLKFSKSLNDVGEKAPDALESFDYAERTCSEGKLILPQDPCLSINRLHQKEKRTLNRKPLGSSKHSCVSSLSANRSAASEVGAGKGGTHVLLLDEKADGEAVSRSRRLLRYLFSLSHGLSTSSLHWFHELESCTAGPHPAKSSSGLAGSAGFFSDETGDDDVFEDSTSTKPKSRVLRAPLCSVEKDSDLDGPSPLSEKGPPISPVSTSGDVCRICHCEGDDESPLITPCHCTGSLHFVHQTCLQQWIKSSDTRCCELCKYEFIMETKLKPLRKWEKLQMTASERRKIMCSVTFHIIAITCVVWSLYVLIDRTAEEIKQGQATGILEWPFWTKLVVVAIGFTGGLLFMYVQCKVYVQLWKRLKAYNRVIYVQNCPDTSKKNIFEKSALTEPNFENKDGRGICHSDTNSSCCTEPEDTGAEIVHI